The genome window GTATGATAACTATTATTGAAAAATGAATGAAATAAAAAAACAAATAAATAACCTTGTCAAGGAAGAAGTTTTATCAATCAAATTATTCCATAAAGGTTATGCGTCAATAATATACAAAGTAAAAACAAATAAAAATAATTTACTTGCAAAAAAATTTATCCAAAGAAAAAATATAACATATCAAAAAAGATGGTCATTATCAACAGCCATGCTTAACGAAATAAATGTAATAGAGAAATTAAGAGAAGCAAATCAAAGCACCATAATAACTCCTCAAATAACAATCATCGATAGGCATAACAATATTTTTATTCAGAAATTTATTCCTTCAAAAGAGTTTTATAGATCAATAGTATTAAGTCGAATAACAAAGTTGCCTGTTGAAAAAGAAATATACCGACTGGGAAGCCTAATATCCAGGTTACATAAACAAAACTACAACAACAAAAACAAAACCACCATCTTACATGCAGATTTAAGTTCACACAATATTCGGTTTTCTCACAATAAAATATTTTTATTCGATCCCCAGGGTTTTAAAGGAGACCCTTACGAAGACATATCAAAAATGATAATAAATTTTCATCTTATTAATCCAATAATCAAACTATTTATATCAAATAAAATAATGGAACAATGTAAAAGAGCATTTATTAAAGGTTATGAAAAAGAAAACAATCAAAAAATAGATGAGAAAAAACTAATTCTGGAGATGAGAAAAATATTAATTCATGAAAGGAAATTAAAAGAGAACAAATTAATTAATAGAATTAAACAACAAATAATGAATTATCAAAACAAATTACTAGTAAATAAAATGGAAAATGGAAAATTATAAAACAATAAAAGTATTCAAGAAAAGACATTCCACCATTTCAGAAGTAGAAAGCGAAGGAAAAAAGTTTATTCAGAAAATATATGACAATAAAAAAAATATTTTAGTAGAAAGAGAACACAAAACAATAAATGAAATAAACAAACTTCTAGATAAAAAAAAACTATCAAACCACAAGTACAAATCAATAGAGTATAACAAGAAAGAAAATGCAATAATTATTGAAAAAATAGAAGGTAAACCCTTAAACAAATACATTTTGGGAAAAATAAAAGATAAGGAAGACTTATTACACCAATTTGGCACATTAGGTAAGATATTTAGAATAGTTCAAGAAAACTATAAAGATAAAAAGACGCTTGGAAATTTAAGAAAGGAAATCAAAAAAGAAAAAATTAAGGTATCAAACAAAATACTGTCTCAAATAGAGAGCGACTATTTTTTTTATAATAGAAAGATTTTTGCAGCAGCTACAGAAAATTTTATAATTAGCAAAAAAGGCATAGTTCCTATTGATTTAGGTAGTCGAAGCGAAAATACAAATAACTTAATTCAAACAGCAAGATTTCTAAACACCCTATATTTAGGAGGTTTAAAACCGACAACAATAATTCAATACAATTGGAGATATATAAAAAATTTAGAAGAAGAATTTAACAAAGGATATTTTGGAAAATCAAATATTTACCTAACCACATTAATGAACATTTATAGAATTATATCACTTAGAAAAATAAAAGAGCCACTTTTCAAGCGAAAAAGACCACTAAGAACTCTGTATTTGAATATAGCTTGCGGATATGAAATAAAAAGGTTAAAAAGAAAAATAAACCTTAAAAGAATATTAAAAGAAGAACTAAAACAACTCACAAAAGATCTTGGAGCTGAACTTAACTGGAGTTTCTATAAAGACGACATACTTTGGCCTCATGTTTGCGAAGATATAGATCTAGTGTTTTCTGAAAAAGAAACCAAAGTAACAAAAACACTTGAAAATAAAGGATACAAAAAAATATCATCAAATATGTTTAAAAAATATAATAATACCTATCACGCACACTACGAATATGAAACCCACACTAAAATAAATGGAAAAGATATTGGGTTTAGAATTCTTAAAAAAAGAAAACTTAGAAAAGGAATCTGGGTTCCAAACTTCTTTTGGAGACATTTCACAAGGTTTATATATCTAGTTCAGAGACCAAGAGGGTGGCTTTCTAAGCAAATAAAAAGGATAAAATATACAAAATGAAAAAACAATTTTACTGTCTTGTGGGAATTGATGGAGTGGGTAAAACAACAGTTAGCAGAGCAATTCTGCCAAGATTAAATGAAGAACTAGGAGCATTTAATGTTAGGCACATAGGTAAAGATTATATCCCACACGGAAGACTTCCATTTAAACCTCCAAAATATGTTTATTCTAGAAAAACTGAAGTCAAAAAGAAAAGAGTTAGTAAGAAAAAAAAGATCCTTAGAAAAATATATCACTGGGTTGCAAATGTCGGGATGAGTTTAGAATTTACCATAATGTATTTTTTCAAAGAAAAATTATCAAATAGAAAAAAACACTTACTATTGGATCATTGTCCATATGACCTACTTGTTGAAGAAAATAGGGATAGATTCCTATTAACTGAAAATATTTTGGTTGGGATTATGCCAAGACCAACACACATATTTTTATTAGTTGATGAATATGAATCAATTAGAAAAAGAAAACAACAAAGAACAACAACAGAAATGAAAGAATATTATGACAATATGCGTGATTTATACAAAAAACACAGAATTAAGTATAGTGAAATATATGTTGGAAATGGAGTTGAAGATGCAAAAGAACAAGTTTTTCAAGCACTCAAATCAAAAATAAAAAAATGAAAATTGGAATTTTAGCAGGACTAAAGCCATTAACAAAGAAAAAAGGAAATATATATGGCATATCAAAAATAATCTCTGAAGAAAACGAAGTTTATCTAGTAGGATATGATCCAAATACTCAAAAAGAAATTGAAAAAGACCTAAAGTTCAGAAACTACACAAAGATTAAACCAAAAAATATTTTCTTAAGAATTCTTCGACACAAAATAAATTTATCTAGATTTTGCAAAAAAGAAAAACCTGACATTCTTATGAATATATACCGAGAAGAGTTTGAAGGAGTTATAACGGTCATTGTTGCTAAGAAGTTTGGAATTAAATCAATAGTAAGATTTGCAGGAAATCCTTTTGAAGCATATAAACATAAAAAAACATTCTTTAACAAACTCGGAACATACATACTTACAAACATAATTGCTAAACACTTTTTGAAGAAAGCAACAAAAATAATCACTATGAGTGAAGAAACAAAAATAAACCTTATCAAACAAGGATTTAATAAAAAAAAGATAGAAATAGTAATGCAACCAATGAAAATAAACATTCCTAAAGCTAACAAAAACCTTAAAGGTCTAAGCAAGACCAAAAAAAACGTTCTTTTCGTAGGTAATTTCACCAAGGGAAAAGGGTTTCAAAGTATCATAAACATATTAGAAAATAAAACAATACAACAAAAATATAACTTTGTATTCATCGGAGCAGATAAAGATAATTACTCCAAAACAATAAACAAATACAAAAATACAAGTATCCTTGGAAGATTAGATCAGGAAAAAGTATTTGAATATATGGCTTCTTCAGACATCTTCTTATTTCCCTCATATTTTGAAGGTTTTCCAAAAGCAGTAACTGAAGCATACCTGTGTGGATGTCCAATAATCGCTAGAGATATAGTAAATATAGATAGATTAGCACAATACACCTTTAAAACAGATAAAGAACTTCTTAATATAATGTTAAATAAAAAAATAAAAAAGGCAAAGAATAATCTTCCTGAAGAATTTACCTATAATTATGTTAGAGAAAAATACAAACAATTAGTAAGAGAGATTTAAATGGTCAAAAATAATCATACCTATTGGGCTAACGCTTTCTCAGATGCAAAAATAAATTTAGATATAAATAAATTAAAACACATAACTAAATATGTAAACAAAAAAGATAAAATATTAGAAGCGGGTTGCGGACCTGGAAAAGTTGTTTTTCCACTACTTTCAGAAGGTTATAAAATATATGGTTTGGATTTTTCAAAAGATTTAATTAAAGAGTGTCAAGACTATTCGAAAAAAACAAAAATTGGTAATCCAAATAGTTTTGTAGTTGGCGACATACTAAGATTAGAATACAAAGAAGAATTCGATGTATACATGTCATTTGGCGTGATAGAACACTTCAAACAAAGAGAACAAAGAAGAATAATCAAACAAGCAAAAAAATCACTTAAGAAAGGAGGTAAAGTTGTAATAACTGTTCCAAACAGCTACAGCCCAAATGTTGTTTCAAGATGGATTATGTCTAAGGTCAAAAAACATCTTCTTAAAGACCCAATGGTGTACCAAAAAAATATCTCAACAAAAAAAATACGAAAAATGTTTGAAAGAGAAGGTTTTAAAACCATCTCATGCAAAAATTATGGTTTTGATAAAGCAATAAACAGACTACTTTTACTAAATTACAAAAAAATATTCAGAATCCCTAATTTATTTTATTATCTTAGAAAACCAATATTGAAAGCATCTCAAAAAATGGGAAAAACATTTCATAAGTTTGGAGAAACAACAGAATATGTAGGTATAAAAAGATGAGTAAATTAAAAGTTGTTATTTATTTTGATTATGAATTACAACAAGGAGCAGACATGTGCACAAACCCTCAAAAATGGGGGCTGGACGACTATACCAATACAGAAAAACTTCTTGAATTACTAAATAAATACGATGTAAAAGTCTGTTTTGCAACTCTCGGAACAATAGCTGAAGGAAATAAATTGCCTTACTCAAGTAAAAAACAAATAAAAAAAATACACTCAAAAGGACATGAAATAGCATCTCACTCATATAAACATAACGCTCTAGATTCATTAACTAATAAAGAAATAATAAGTGATTTAAAAAAATCTAAAAGACTTCTGGAATCAGTTATTAAAGAAAAAATCATGACATTTGTTCCACCACATAATTTACCATTTAATCTACTGGGAATAGCAATTGGTTTAAAAAAAATAGAAAAAGAAGGAAAACCAACAAAAAGAAGACCATACATATCCAAAAGACCAATATCAAAATATAGACAAATAATTAACAAAATAGGGTTTAAGGTTATTAGAGAATATGATTTAATAATAAACAAGCTTGATTTCACAGGATTCGACAGCAAAGTAAGAAACAAAATATTAAAAAACAAGAACAAAAATAAAATAATAACCTGTTATGGCCACCCTCATGCTCTGCTAGTAAAAGGAAAACAATCACTAGAAGAACTTGAAAAAACAATCAAACTAATCAAAAAAGAAAAAATAGAAGTAATATTGCCACGAGAGATAAAAAGATGTTTAGAAAAGAATGGAATTTAATAAACAAGCCAAACATAATCACCAAACTATTTGGAGATCCATCTCTTGGAAGAAGACTAGATTTTCAAGTAATTAAAAAATTATTAAAACAAAATATAAAACAAAATTCAACTATACTGGACGCAGGATGCGGTCAAGGATTCTACTCATTCTATATAGATAAAAAATATGATATCAAAGAAATTGATGCTATAGATTACGAACAAGAAAATGTTGATAAGTGTAAGCTAATAAACAACAAAGTAAAAAGTAAAAAAATAATATTTAGAAAAGAAGATATGATTAAATATAAAAAAGAAAATAAATATGACCTAATATTTGCACTAGCCAGCACACACTATGTTGGTGAAGAAGACAACAAAATATTTGAGAATTTTTATCAATCATTACGAAACAAAGGAACATTACTTTTAGTTACACCTAACAGCAAAATAAGATCTAAAGAATATGGAAGAAAAAGCGGAAAATATGAAAAGCAAGAGATAATAAAAAAACTTCAAAAACAAGGTTTTAAAATAACATGTGTAAAGCCATTTTCAAATGGTATCACTAACAAAATAAAATTCACCCTTTACAAACTTCACAAACAAAATAAACTAATTTCTAAAATTAAATACGCAACAATATTCCTTTTTGGACTTTTAATAATCAAACTTGACAAATTCTTTGATAACAAAAAAAATGCGTCTTGGCTTGTTTTAGCGAGAAAATAATTTAAACAACATTCTTAACAACTTAGACAATGAAGGTACGCTCTTACCATATTTACGCTCTAGTTTAGATAGCGTATCTAAATCATCTTTATCTAGAAACTTAAGAATAAAAATAAGAATAAAGTATAAACACAACAATAAAAGGAATAAGAAAACCAATAAATAATTGTTATCCCAAACCAAAGAAAAAATCTTTAGAACAATTATTCCTAAAAGAGAGATTATTATTAATTTAAAATTAGACTTGTGATCAATAAATAACGGATAAAGTCTTCTAGCATAAAGATAAAACAAAATATTTTGCAAAGAGAGACATATAGCTGAAGATATGGCAGCACCAGTTATTCCAATATACGGTATTAACAAAACGTTTAGAACAATGTTTAGAATGGCTATAAAAATATTAACTTTAGCAATATGTTTAGTTTTTTTATACACATGAACAATCACTTCATTTAAACCAGTATACAAATTAATTAAGAAACCCAAAGAAATAATCGACAAAGCAGCAGAACCAACAACATATTCAGCCCCGAATAAAATAAAAAGAATTTTCTTTGAGAAAAATATCAACAACAAAATAAAAGGCAAAGAAAACAAAAGAACCCACTTTTGAGATTTAGTATATAAAAAACCCAAGTCTTCGCTCTTTTTATTATGAAGTTCCATAAATAAAGGCGAAGCTATCCTCGAAAAAGCAAGTTGAACAAATTTTAATAAAGAAGCAGTCGAATAAGCGATAGCATATATTCCTAATAATTCCGCAGACAAGAATATGCCAATAATAATATTGTCGCTCCAACCTATAAGATACATCAAAAAACCAGACACAAATAAAGGAATTGAAAAGTTAAACCATTCTTTAGTTTGGGATTGTTTAAAAAGAGAGAAGGGAACATCTATTCTTTTCGTCAAAAAAAAGTTTAAAATAAAGGAAAGCACTATGGAAATAAAATATAATAACAAAAGATAAAATAAAGACAAATTAAAATAAATTATTAGACCAACACCAACAATAAGAATAAAAGGCTTTAAAACAGTACTCCACTGACAATAAAGCATTCGTTTGTAGCCTGAGAGAATATTTGAAAGAACTATTTCTAAAACCCTAAAAGGAAGAGAAAGAAAAACAAAAGTTAACACATAAACACTCATAGAGTTGAAACTAAAAATATCTTTTAAAAAAGGAATCGTTAGAAAAAACAAAGCCGTAAATACCAAAGATATAACCAAAGGAACAATAGAAGAAAAACCAATAAACGAAGAAAGAGATTTTGAATCTTTCTTTGAAATATAATCCGAAACATACCGAGGAATACTGCTATGAATACCAATCAACGAAAATATAAACATGAACCCTAAAATAGTGACTCCAAATTCAAAATAACCCCAATCTTCAGGACCAAAATAACGAGATCCGATCATTTTGAACACAAACATAAAAACATAACTGAGAAAAGACATAAAAAGAATTATTCCGGCGCCCTGAAATAACTCTTGATAAGATGATTTTAAACCCATATAAACACCAACTAATAATAACTTTAAAAACTTAATGAAATAAAAACGTTATTTTTCAAAATAAGACAAATACCAATTCACGAACTCATTTACACCTTCTTTTATAGATACTGAAGGGTTATAGTTTAATAATTGTTTAGCTTTTGAAACATCGGAAAAGGTTTCTGGAACATCTCCTGGTTGCATTGGAAGAAACTCTAATTTAGCTTTTTTATCTAAGTTTGATTCTATTTCACCAATAAAATCCATTAAATTAACAGACTCTCCTCTTCCTAAATTAAAAACATTAAATCCGGTTAGTTCTGCATCAATAGTTGAAACGATACCATCAACGATATCTTTAACATAAGTAAAATCCCTTTTCATATTGCCTTTGTTATAAACATCTATAGATTTTTCTTCATTTATTCCCTTGGTAAATTTAAACAAAGCCATATCAGGACGCCCCCAAAGACCATAGACTGTAAAAAACCTAAGACCTATAGTCGTTAGACCAAATAAATGACTATAAACATTTGCTTGAAGCTCATTAGCTTTTTTAGTGGCTGCATACAAAGATATGGGATTATCAACAGAATCAGTCTCTGAGAATGGAATCTTATCATTTCCACCATAAACACTCGAAGAAGACGCATATACCGCTCGTTTGATATCATATTTTCTTGCTAATTCGAAAATATTATTTGTTCCTTGAACATTTGTTTGAATATAAGTATCGGGATTTTCCAGACTATAACGCACACCTGCTTGCGCTGCTAAATGAATTATCACATCAAAAGAATGTTCTTGAGCAAGAGAATCTAACAATTCTTTATCCAAAATATCTCCTTTAACAAAAATAACTTCTTTTGGAACAAGATTTTTTAGTCTTGCTTCTTTTAGAGAAACATCATAATAATCATTTAAGTTATCTAATCCAATAACCTCATGACCTTCTTCAATAAGAGTTTTAGCAGCGTGAGAACCAATAAAACCTGCTATTCCCGTGAGTAAGATTTTCATAAATCATAAAATAAAGATGTCCTTTAAAAAGCTTAGTAAAAATAACTCTTTTCAAAGAAAAAAAAGAAAAACAAAAAAGAGCAAAAAAACAAAAAAAGACCTTGCCCTTAAGCAAGATCTTCGCCTTCAACGACCATTGGATCGTCAGCAAGCGTGTTTTGCACTTCAACATCATCAACTGAACCTTCACTAGCAGTTATTTTTTCAAAATACGCTGTTGGTCGAATCGTTGTGATGGTCGTTGTGTGCACAATGTACTTCCCATCTTTACTCTTTCTAAACTTTGTGTCAATAAGCGGCATCTTTCGAAGCTGCTCTTCTTTTTTATTTGTTAAACCCATGGTTATCACCACTAGCAAAAATAAAAGAAGTGCTTAAAGAAATCAACGAAAAAAATTCCGAAAAGTTTTCGGGAAAATAACAAACACTGGACAAAGGCTCGCGAGGTATAAAAAAGAAACACGCGCCATCAACAGTGTTAAGAACATACGCGAGGTGAAAATAAGTTCATTTACAGAACATTTAAATATGTGTAAACACATATTTACACATAAGGTGAAATGATATGGTAAATGTGACCTTGGCAATACCAGAAGAATTACATACAAAAATGAAGAAACATTCAGAGATTAGATGGAGTGAAGTTATTAGAAAAACAATCGCTGAAAAAATAAGCACTCTTGAACTAGTAGACGAATTAACTAAAAAAAACAAACTCACTACTCAAGATATAAAAGAGATTTCAAAAAAAATTGATTCTGACGTTGCACATAAACTAAGACTGAAATGAAGTGTATTTTAGATACGAACATTCTTTTATCTGCACTTATTAGAAATGCTGCTACAAGAAAAGTACTTATAGAATCAGGATGGAAATTCTTCTATCCAGAAATAGCACTTCACGAAATAAGAAAATACGAAGAACTTGTCATAAAAAAATCAGGAATGAGTCCTAACGACTACACAAAACTTATTCAAATACTATTAACCTATATTACATTAATTCCTGATAACATCATCATCATCAAACACCTGCAAGAAGCCAAACAAGTCAGGGCATCTATTGATCCAGATGATGTTGTCTTCATAGCTGCAGGTTTAGGCACCCGTAACTCAATCATTTGGACGGATGATACTGATTTTAAGCAACAAAACAACGTACGTTCATTAACATCTCCTCAAATAATAACCTTATTCAATCAACAAAGAACTACAAGCAAACAGCATCAACGGCATCGTCCTTGATGGATTTCTAGATATTACACTGGACAATTCCTCGAGAGATATATAAATTAGAACTTCTTTCTATTCAACATATATGGTAAAAGATTTGATTATACGAAACAGTACCGCCGAATTTTTAATATTTCAATCACAACAAAAAGAAGATGCTATCGAAGTTAAATACGCCGATGAGAACGTTTGGCTATCTCAAAAAATGATGGCTAAACTGTTTGATGTAGATGTTAGAACCATAAATGAACACCTAAAGAACATATTCCAATCTGAAGAATTAGATGATAAAGCAACTATCCGGAAATTCCGGATAGTTCAACAAGAAGGGAACCGACAAGTCACCAGAACTGTTGAGTTCTACAATCTAGATGCAATTATTAGCGTAGGGTATCGAGTAAACTCAAAACGAGCAACCCAATTTAGAATATGGGCAACTAAGATTTTAAAACAATTTGCTATCAAAGGATATGTTCTAGACAAAAAGAGATTAGAACATGGCTCATTTCTTAATGAGAATTATTTTACTGAACTTTTAGAAGAAATTAGAGAAATAAGACTTAGTGAAAGACAGTTCTATCAAAAAATCACAGACATTTATGCTACAAGCCTTGATTATGATACGCATGCTTTGACTACAAAAGAATTCTTTGCTAAAGTTCAAAATAAACTACATTATGCAATTCATAAACATACTGCTCCTGAGCTTATTATGAAAAGATCTGATGCTAAAAAAGATCATATGGGTCTTACAACATGGAAAAATGCTCCTGATGGAAAAATCATCAAAACCGATGTTGCTATTGCTAAAAATTACTTAAAAAAAGAAGAGTTAGAGTCTTTAAGTAGAATAGTTTCAGCATATCTTGATTTAGCTGAAGAAAGAGCAAAAAGAAAAATTCCTATGACCATGGAAGATTGGGCAAAAAGACTGGACGCATTCTTAGCATTTGATGAACGAGACATACTACAAAATATGGGAAACATAACCCAAGAGATTGCAAAACAACATGCAGAAACAGAGTTTGAAAAATATAGAATTATTCAAGATAATTTATTTCAATCAGATTTTGATATGTTAGTTGAAAAATCTCAAAACTTAACAAAAAAGAAATAAATTTCTAGAAGATTTTGTGTTCTAAATTACTGCTCAAGAAATGGAACTCGGGAGGTCACAAATTGTGACCGGTTACAGAATTTAAAGCATTCAGCCAGTCTGCCATTTGTTTTTACTGAACAAGACGTTTCCATACCCTCAGGAGTTCTAAAGAGCGAAAAAGCAATTGGAATCGGCACACTTAACGAACTCTTAAAGATTTCACTGGACAATTCCTTGCGAAGCATATAAAGAAGCTCGAATAGAAAACATGAGTGGAGGAGCGAGTATTTACTTCTTGCACCGCTTGCACATGAAAAACAAGAAATATGTTAACCGAAACATATTTATACTAAATAGTATTCACTTGAATACTAAAAAGTATATAATGTTAACTAAAACACAACTACGGATTATGAAGCTCTTTGTATCAAAGATCCCCACGAGGTTTAGCCTTAGACAAGTAGGAAAAGAATTAGACATGCATCAAGCCCTTGCGTATCGTTCCAGTAAAGAATTAATCAAACAAAAATTAATTATTCCTGATGACGATAAGTATATGTTAAATGTTAAAGAAAATCATCAAGAATTAGCATATATTGAACATCTGAGATGTAAAGAGTTACTTGATAAAAATAAAAGCATTTCTTTACTCAGAGAAGATATTATCAAAGAGTTTCCTTATGGCTATTTTGTCGCTTTAATTTTTGGTTCTACTGTAACAAATGCAAAACCAAGAGACTTAGATGTACTACTCATCATTGAACATACAGAAGACATAGAACAAGCTGAGCGATATCTACACACCATTACAAGAAATCACCCGCTACCCATACACACACTGATACTATCCTTTGAGAGTGTTTATGAAATGCTTGCTCCAAGAGAAGATAAGAATGTCATGACAGAAGTTTTGAATAAACACATCATTTTGTATGGCGCTGAATTATTCTACAAATTAATCAAGAAAGGACGGGCGTGACGTTGTTAGATGAAAAGAAGTTAAAAGAAATTAAGTCAAGAGTAAAAATGTTTCTTGAAGAAGGAACTATAAAAACTAAACAATAAAGTGAATTTGTTGATTTCTTTTTAGCCAATGCTAAAAAATCTTTAACAAGCGCTAACGCATTATATGATCTGTCAACACATAAAGACATGCAGTCTTATATGGGCTATCCTGATTTTGATGGATTTTTATGGGTTGTAAACGCTTCATATTATTCTATGTTTTATATGGCAAGGGCTTTGCTTGAAAGTGAAGGTATTAAGATAAAATCGGATAAGTCTATTCACGCGCTAACGTTTGATGCAATGATACATTTTTTCTATCTTAATGGCAAACTGCAAAAAAAATTAATCGAGGATTTTGTTGAAAGTTTAGAAGAAGCTTCTGAAATATTAGGCAAACAAAAAGCTGATTTGCTTATGGAAGATTATTTCTTTGAAAAAGGAAAACGAGCAATTTTCACCTATAAAACTGAAGAGCTAGTAATTAAGGCTAAAGCGAAAACATCTCTTCAACGAGCAATACGGTTTACTAACGAAATCAAAAAAATAATACCTTGATACTTATGCAATTGTCGTTAAGATCAATTTTATTTTTTAGTTTCAGCTTTTTGAAAGAAACATTCAATAGTTCATAACATACACAAACTCTAGAGGTCACAAATTGTGACCGGTTGGAGAATTTAAAGCATTCAGCCAGTCTGCCTTTTGTTTTTACTGAACAAGGTGTTTGAGAACCAAAAGTGTTTCAACGTGATTTGTTTGCGGAAACACGGCGTCATTGTCATTCCTAGTGTCCGCTCAAACTTCAAACAGACTTTCGCTTCAGAACAAGCAAGGTTTCAACGTGAGGAGTTTGAGCGAACATATCCCAGCCTTGCAAGAAGACTTCTTCGTACAAGTCTTTTGGAATGTACTCGAGATCTGTTTTTTGCGTCTTTGGATTACAAGACATGTAAATAATCGTTTTAGGCTCAACAGCTAAAAGTTTCTCCACCATTTTTCGCTCCAAACCAGAACGCGGAGGATCAACAATAATCGTATCCACCTCAAGCGGCGCAAAATCAGCAAATTGCTTCATGGGAGCAGCAAAGAATACCACTTTCTTGTTGTTTTGTTGAGCGTTTTTCTTTGCCAGCGTAACAGCCTGCTCTACTTCTTCAATACCAATAATTGAACTTGCTTGGTCTGCAACAAAGAGCGTGATAGCACCCACCCCACAACACAAGTCAATAGTATTACCGTGCACGTGCTTTTTAATTTCAGCAAACATCTGCGCTGCAACAATAGTATTTGCCTGAAAAAAACTCCACGGCGAATACGATAACGTAATACCCTCTAGTTCTTCAGTGATATACTCTTTGCCCAAAATAAGCTTTGGAGGAACAGGAGGAATTGATACATCAGTTATTTCATCATTGATAAGCCAATATATGCTTGTTACTTGCGATTCTAATGTGTCAAAGATTGCGCGCAATTCTTTTTCTTGTTGAGAATTTGGCGTAGTTGAAGTGAAGATAAGCATTGATTCGTTTGTGTTAGGTGCAAAACGAATAGTGACGTAACGAAGAAAGCCAGAATGTTCT of Candidatus Woesearchaeota archaeon contains these proteins:
- a CDS encoding virulence RhuM family protein codes for the protein MVKDLIIRNSTAEFLIFQSQQKEDAIEVKYADENVWLSQKMMAKLFDVDVRTINEHLKNIFQSEELDDKATIRKFRIVQQEGNRQVTRTVEFYNLDAIISVGYRVNSKRATQFRIWATKILKQFAIKGYVLDKKRLEHGSFLNENYFTELLEEIREIRLSERQFYQKITDIYATSLDYDTHALTTKEFFAKVQNKLHYAIHKHTAPELIMKRSDAKKDHMGLTTWKNAPDGKIIKTDVAIAKNYLKKEELESLSRIVSAYLDLAEERAKRKIPMTMEDWAKRLDAFLAFDERDILQNMGNITQEIAKQHAETEFEKYRIIQDNLFQSDFDMLVEKSQNLTKKK
- the rlmD gene encoding 23S rRNA (uracil(1939)-C(5))-methyltransferase RlmD, with amino-acid sequence MARRSKRGKKKDFFDKVDESLLTTCAPSCKHFPDCGGCRFQHIKYSDQLQIKKDYLNDLFGRDVELESAPNELEYRNRMDFVYAFEKLGLRKRGNFREVVEINECLLLPKTARDIITKVKSLLAEHAIPSYDFLEHSGFLRYVTIRFAPNTNESMLIFTSTTPNSQQEKELRAIFDTLESQVTSIYWLINDEITDVSIPPVPPKLILGKEYITEELEGITLSYSPWSFFQANTIVAAQMFAEIKKHVHGNTIDLCCGVGAITLFVADQASSIIGIEEVEQAVTLAKKNAQQNNKKVVFFAAPMKQFADFAPLEVDTIIVDPPRSGLERKMVEKLLAVEPKTIIYMSCNPKTQKTDLEYIPKDLYEEVFLQGWDMFAQTPHVETLLVLKRKSV